The window AAAAAACCTATATCACAACCCAAATTTCATTTTATATGCAATAATTGTAATCATCACAAGTACCTTTTCAACCAAAGGTTCATTTTTTGTAAAATTCAGAATAAAAAGAAATTTGATATCGCATTTGTTTTTTGGTACAATTGTTTCAATTGATGTTAAACTAAATTTCATTATATTTTAAACTCAAATTTTATTTAGACTAAATAATATAAAGCTAAATTCAATAAAAGCTAAATTTTATCAGAAAGCAATAATACTATTTTAAAAATTTTTAGTAAAGGAAAGTGATAGCATGTTGAGTATTTTAGAAAAAATAGTTTCCGTAGGAAACACTATACTTTGGCAATACGTTCTTATAGTTTTACTTATTTCAATGGGTCTTTATTTTACATTTAAGTCTAACTTTGTTCAGTTTAAATTTTTAGGAGAAATGTTCAAACTATTAGGAGATGGAGCTAGTAATTCATCTGACAAAAAACATGGTGTTTCTTCATTTCAAGCGTTTTGTATAAGTACAGCTTCTAGAGTTGGTACTGGTAACTTAGCTGGTGTTGCATTAGCTATTTCTATAGGTGGTCCTGGTGCTGTATTCTGGATGTGGCTTATAGCATTAATAGGTGCTGCGTCAAGTTTTGTTGAAAGTACTTTAGCTCAAATTTATAAAGTTAAAGATAAAAGCGGATACCGCGGTGGTCCAGCTTATTATATGGAAAAAGCCTTAAATAAAAGATGGATGGGAGTTTTATTTTCAATATTAATAACTCTATGTTTCGGTCTTGTTTTCAACGCAGTACAGTCAAACACTATTTCACTTGCTTTTGAAGAAGCATTTGGATTAAATAGAATGATAATGGGATTAACTTTAGCTACAGTTACAGCAATTATAATATTCGGCGGAGTTACAAGAATTGCAAAGGTTGCAGAGTTAATAGTTCCTGTAATGGCTGTGGCTTATATCTTCGTTGCTATATTTGTAATTATCAAAAACATAACTTTAGTACCATCAATATTCTCACTTATTTTAAGCAGCGCATTTGGTATGAAAGCTGCTGTAGGTGGTGGAATTGGTGCTGCCCTAATGCAAGGTATTAAAAGAGGTCTTTTCTCTAATGAAGCCGGTATGGGATCTGCTCCAAATGCAGCTGCAACAGCACATGTATCTCATCCAGTTAAACAAGGTTTAATTCAAACTCTTGGAGTATTTACTGATACACTTTTAATATGTAGTTCAACTGCATTTATAATACTTCTTTCTGGTGCTTATTCAACAGAAGGTTTAACTGGTATACAACTTACACAAACTGCTTTAAGTTCTCAGGTAGGTTCTTGGGGAAATACTTTTATAGCTGCTTGTATTTTACTATTTGCATTCAGTTCTATAATAGGTAATTACTACTACGGAGAAACTAATATAGAGTTTATAAACACTAAGAAAATTTATTTATTAATATACAGATTATCAGTTGTAGGTATGGTTGTATTTGGTTCAGTTGCTAAAGTTCAAATAGTTTGGGATATGGCAGACTTATTCATGGGCCTAATGGCGCTAATAAATCTAATAGCTATTTCTCAACTTGGTAAAATAGCATTTGCAGCATT is drawn from Tepidibacter hydrothermalis and contains these coding sequences:
- a CDS encoding alanine/glycine:cation symporter family protein; the protein is MLSILEKIVSVGNTILWQYVLIVLLISMGLYFTFKSNFVQFKFLGEMFKLLGDGASNSSDKKHGVSSFQAFCISTASRVGTGNLAGVALAISIGGPGAVFWMWLIALIGAASSFVESTLAQIYKVKDKSGYRGGPAYYMEKALNKRWMGVLFSILITLCFGLVFNAVQSNTISLAFEEAFGLNRMIMGLTLATVTAIIIFGGVTRIAKVAELIVPVMAVAYIFVAIFVIIKNITLVPSIFSLILSSAFGMKAAVGGGIGAALMQGIKRGLFSNEAGMGSAPNAAATAHVSHPVKQGLIQTLGVFTDTLLICSSTAFIILLSGAYSTEGLTGIQLTQTALSSQVGSWGNTFIAACILLFAFSSIIGNYYYGETNIEFINTKKIYLLIYRLSVVGMVVFGSVAKVQIVWDMADLFMGLMALINLIAISQLGKIAFAALKDYAAQKKEGKDPVFYSDSIEGLNNLECWESSTEAKKA